tagatatttgagttcctttagaattcctGGGTGAATCCCatgtggtcctggtgacttattactgtttaatttatcagtttgttccaaagcctcctctgTTGAcacctgggacagttcctcagatttgtcacctaaaaagaacagcTCAGTTATCCCAGAAGTCAGTGGGGAGTTcttcccctgacttcagtgggagtgggatCAGACTCATAGgttctttggctatgtctacgcAGCGAGCGGCAGTTAGTCTCACAGCTCGGGTTGACAGATGCAGGCTTGTGCTTCTCGAGGTACCGCGCTaagaatagctgtgtagatgttgaggctcgggctctgaagctgAGATCAAAATAGCACTACTCATGCATGTTCCCGATGTACTACGTACATCCAGGCTGAATACCCAGAATGTGCTGCTGAATGTACCAGGCACATCTTGCTACATGCAGCTGAACATGCCAGGTATTTCTAGACTGAAAGCATGTTCTGTGCGGCCAGATATCCTAGGTACTTCACTGGAGAATGCACATTAAAGTACTAGTACCAAAGTACTCCAGGTAAGATACCTGTAACCAAGTGGGGTTCATTACTCGTGACTTGTAATGACATTCTAAGAACTTTAAatgattttgcacagaaaaatatAAGGGTTTGTGTGATTAGTGTTATTGCAACATGACTGATGAACTCAGAAAGAGGTCAATCCACTTCTTCCAGAGCTGAGACTGGCCCCTAGCATGTATTTAATTTACAGGGTCTGTTCATTTCATGTGTTATGTTTTATTGAAAGGAAAGACATTGATGTGAGACTTGCAAAAGATGCCACAACAAGACAACCTGTCAGGTTCCAACAGCACAGGCTCTGATCCATCAGTGTTCTTCCTGACAGGCATCCCGGGGCTGGAATCTCTGCAcctctggatctccatccccttctcctcAGTGTTCACCGTGGCCCTTCTAGGAAACTGCGCCCTCTTGTATGTTATCAAGACAGAGCCCTCCCTTCACAAGCCCATGTTCTATTTCCTCACCATGCTGGCCGTCATCGACCTGGTTTTATCCGTAACAACTGTGCCGAAAatactgagcatcttctggtttaaTTCCAGGGAGATCAGCTTTAACGGCTGCCTGGTGCAGATGTTTTTCCTTCACTCATTCTCCATCATGCAGTCTGCTGTGCTGCTGGCCATGGCCTTCGACAGGTACGTGGCCATCTGCAACCCCCTGAGGTACGCCACCATCCTGACCAATTCAGTGATAGCAAAGATCGGGCTGGCGGCTTTGGCCCGGGCTGTTCTGCTagtgctccctctgcccttccaccTCAGGAGGCTGCCCTACTGCGGGTCCCACATCATCTCCCATTGCTACTGTGAGCACATGGCCGTGGTCAATCTGGCCTGTGCCAACACTACGTTCAATAACATCTATGGGATCATTGTTGCTCTCTTCATTGTGGGGCTGGATCTGATGTTCATCTCCCTATCGTATGTCAAGATCCTAAGGGCTGTCTTAAGCCTGGCATCCAAGGAAGAGCAGCTCAAGGCTTTTGGCACCTGTGTTGCCCATCTTTGGGCCATCTTAGTGGTCTACACACCAGTGGTCCTTTCCTCAATAATTCACAGGTTCGGCCACCAAGTCGCCCCACACGTACACATCCTGCTGGCCAATTTCTACCTCCTTTTTCCTCCCATGATGAACCCCATCGTGTACGGTGTGAAAACCAAACAGATTCGTGACCGGGTGCTTCTCCTGTTCCGAGGGAAAAGCTTCTAGGCTGACCAGGAGGGGGCTGCTGAGCGATCAGGAAGCAGAGGATGCAGGAGAGGTTTTCTGAGTAACTTAGACAGCATGTTTGTGGGGGCTTTGTGTACGCTGGGATGGGAACTCCACCTCCGACTCACAGGGAGCAATACACCAACCCCTACACGAGCTTAGCGCTGCTGGCCGGAAGGTGATCTTGGCCATCTCCTTGTCCTTACTCGGCCCTGTGTGTGGAGTGTGTAGGAGTGCGAAGGCAGTTGCGATGTCCAAACATTTGAGAGCCTATTCCAAGTTGTTTAACAATAccactgtgatgctctgtaccttgggagaacaccctgcacccccatgttcatccttatactATGATTGTGTGGTAACTAATGCAatgtttgtcatgtcgggtgtcttcggaaggctcatgatgcactgagcattgctgttatagtaatgttataggttgtaatttcatgtatatagttatgaggctgaaaatgtgtcctcatggcttaaaactagcccaggcaaaactctccaggagcagaggggaacaTCGCAGTGGCGCAGTGAGCAGGATGTATATACAGCTTGTTACTCCAAGTGGAGTTCAAAGTTTAGgcactgatatttgtgattttaagtgagtcttaagtgcagtgactaagaacagtcaggaggaggtcacagttttgttattttctgtttgtttattttgggtgaGGAGAAATAAGCACAAGAAACAGAAGaatgactaccagtgaggcagttacaaaactagagctggccagactggaagcagcagagaaggaAAAGAACTGCGAGTTTCAAATGGGGCAGGCAGAAATGAGGATCAAAGAAGAGGAGGCTGCACACAGAAGGGCTATGGAagaaaaagacagagagagaagaaaaagagagagagagagagagaaaccccccgctggacctgctagagaagcagaaccagaggcCCCCGACCCCAACAActcccatcactccaaaaatccacaaatgggaacacttatgtcctgcatacagtgaAGAGGAcaatattgctgaatatctgactacctttgaaaggctgtgtgtaatacatgaaatccctgatgGTAAGAGAGTTCCTACCTTGATTGCgaaattaactggtaaagctcgaaatggagtcaatggaatgcctattgaagatgctttagactattgtaaattttaaaatactgttttgcGAAGTTTTCAGGTTACCCCTGAAACATATAGAATTAAATTTAGGACTCTTAAAAGGGATATTGGGAtgagtaatggggaatatgtaaacaaaatgaaagatttgttggGAAAACGGGTGAGGGGTAAAGAGGTGGCAAGTTTTGAAGGACTGCTTgatcttgttgctcaagagcatttcTTGAGCATATGTAAGGCCGAAGTAAAGCAGTGTCTATGGGATAAAAATGTCaagtctgtggatgagatggcttTTTGAGCTGATGCCTTTGAACAGACTCAGGCATCTATTGAGGGCAGGTCACAGAAAGGGGTTTAAAGCTGGTGGGAAGGGGAGATCCCATTTTCTCCCTAGCAAGAGGGAGGGTGGCTGGGAGGCTGGGTACTCACCTCCCCAGAACCATTCCTCTAACCTTCGTCCCAAATCTCCTGTAGAAGCAGAAGAGCCCAAAAGGTgctatcagtgtaattccactgctcacctgaggaataaatgccctgtgctaggaggaagcaggcaaccAATAGCTCATGTTAGTTCTGCTGTCCTCACCACAGAAACCCCCCAAGCAATTGAAACCTATCCTATTGGTTTTGTGAGATTAGCCTCTGCAGAGCCAGATATGGAGCATGTTAAGGCTGTCCAAATtaatggcagggaattggggcagagggatacaggggcccagatctctctggttaagcagagtgtgatcccaaaggccagtatgttacctggccaaatggcagagattgtgggggtgggcgaaagcagattcctcgtaccactagctaaaatccatgtggtgtgggaaggtttggaaagtgttttgactgtgGGGTAATGGAACACCTCCTAGTCAACCTGCTCcttggtaatgattttttccgtgtagctcaggttaaagtatttgcctgcagcaggagggagtttTATGCTTGAACACCCGAGGGAAAGGGGAaggtctcaggaactgctg
The Emys orbicularis isolate rEmyOrb1 chromosome 1, rEmyOrb1.hap1, whole genome shotgun sequence DNA segment above includes these coding regions:
- the LOC135888866 gene encoding olfactory receptor 52K1-like; protein product: MPQQDNLSGSNSTGSDPSVFFLTGIPGLESLHLWISIPFSSVFTVALLGNCALLYVIKTEPSLHKPMFYFLTMLAVIDLVLSVTTVPKILSIFWFNSREISFNGCLVQMFFLHSFSIMQSAVLLAMAFDRYVAICNPLRYATILTNSVIAKIGLAALARAVLLVLPLPFHLRRLPYCGSHIISHCYCEHMAVVNLACANTTFNNIYGIIVALFIVGLDLMFISLSYVKILRAVLSLASKEEQLKAFGTCVAHLWAILVVYTPVVLSSIIHRFGHQVAPHVHILLANFYLLFPPMMNPIVYGVKTKQIRDRVLLLFRGKSF